In one Saimiri boliviensis isolate mSaiBol1 chromosome 3, mSaiBol1.pri, whole genome shotgun sequence genomic region, the following are encoded:
- the LOC101035913 gene encoding protein lin-28 homolog A, whose product MGSMSNQQFAGGCAKATEEAPEEAPEDAARAADEPQLLHGAGICKWFNVRMGFGFLSMTARAGVALDPPVDVFVHQSKLHMEGFRSLKEGEAVEFTFKKSAKGLESIRVTGPGGVFCIGSERRPKGKNMQKRRSKGDRCYNCGGLDHHAKECKLPPQPKKCHFCQSISHMVASCPLKAQQAPSAQGKPTYFREEEEEIHSPALLPEAQN is encoded by the coding sequence ATGGGCTCCATGTCCAACCAACAGTTTGCAGGTGGCTGCGCCAAGGCGACAGAAGAGGCGCCCGAGGAGGCGCCGGAGGACGCGGCCCGGGCGGCGGACGAGCCTCAGCTGCTGCACGGTGCAGGCATCTGTAAGTGGTTCAACGTGCGCATGGGGTTCGGCTTCCTGTCCATGACGGCCCGCGCCGGGGTCGCGCTCGACCCCCCAGTGGACGTCTTTGTGCACCAGAGTAAGCTGCACATGGAGGGCTTCCGGAGCTTGAAGGAGGGTGAGGCTGTGGAGTTCACCTTTAAGAAGTCAGCCAAGGGTCTGGAATCCATCCGTGTCACTGGACCTGGTGGGGTGTTCTGCATTGGGAGTGAGAGGCGGCCAAAGGGGAAGAACATGCAGAAGCGCAGATCAAAAGGAGACAGGTGCTACAACTGTGGAGGTCTAGACCATCATGCCAAGGAATGCAAGCTGCCACCCCAGCCCAAGAAGTGCCACTTCTGCCAGAGCATCAGCCATATGGTAGCCTCATGTCCACTGAAGGCCCAGCAGGCCCCTAGTGCACAGGGAAAGCCAACATACTTtcgggaggaagaagaagaaatccacagccctgccctgctccCGGAGGCCCAGAATTGA